The following are from one region of the Ochotona princeps isolate mOchPri1 chromosome 4, mOchPri1.hap1, whole genome shotgun sequence genome:
- the MRGPRE gene encoding mas-related G-protein coupled receptor member E, whose product MELQEPGGHGAPSSGTEQDVAFSVAVLALTELLILAGLLGNGLLLWLLSCNVYRHPFAIYLLDAACADFIFLACHAAAVVPDLLRGRLDFPDFVQASLATLRFFCYLVGLSLLAAASTEQCLATLFPAWYPCRRPRHLTTCVCALAWALCLLLHLLLSGACTQFFGQPSRPLCRTLWLLAAALLAALCCAVCVASLLLLLRLERGLPRPQARGFPALLLLAALLFLFGGLPFGVYWLSRNLHWHIPHHFYHLSLLMAAAHCAAKPASYFCLGSARGRRLREPLRLVLQRALGDDAEPGPAREASRRGLVEVQA is encoded by the coding sequence ATGGAACTGCAGGAACCCGGAGGGCACGGGGCGCCCTCCAGCGGCACTGAGCAAGATGTGGCCTTCAGCGTGGCCGTCCTGGCGCTCACGGAGCTGCTCATCCTGGCGGGGCTGCTAGGTAACggcctgctgctctggctgctcAGCTGCAACGTGTACCGTCACCCGTTCGCCATCTACCTGCTGGACGCGGCCTGCGCCGACTTCATCTTCCTGGCCTGCCATGCGGCAGCCGTGGTCCCCGACCTGCTGCGAGGCCGGCTGGACTTCCCCGACTTCGTGCAGGCCAGCCTGGCCACGTTGCGTTTTTTCTGCTACCTGGTGGGCCTCAGCCTCCTCGCTGCCGCGAGCACAGAGCAGTGCCTGGCCACGCTCTTCCCAGCCTGGTACCCGTGCCGCCGCCCGCGCCACCTGACCACCTGCGTGTGCGCGCTGGCCTGGGCACTCTGCCTGCTCCTGCACCTCCTGCTCAGCGGCGCCTGCACCCAGTTTTTTGGGCAGCCCAGCCGGCCCCTGTGCCGGAcgctctggctgctggctgccgcCCTGCTGGCCGCCCTGTGCTGCGCCGTGTGCGtggccagcctcctgctgctgctgaggctggaACGCGGGCTGCCGCGGCCCCAGGCCCGGGgcttcccagccctgctgctcctagccgccctcctcttcctcttcggCGGCCTGCCCTTCGGTGTCTACTGGCTGTCCCGCAACCTGCACTGGCACATCCCCCACCACTTCTACCACCTCAGCCTCCTCATGGCCGCCGCGCACTGCGCCGCCAAGCCCGCCAGCTACTTCTGCCTGGGCAGCGCGCGTGGACGCCGGCTGCGAGAGCCCCTGCGGCTGGTGCTGCAGCGGGCGCTGGGGGACGATGCGGAGCCGGGACCCGCGAGGGAGGCCTCCCGCAGGGGCCTGGTAGAGGTCCAGGCTTGA
- the MRGPRG gene encoding LOW QUALITY PROTEIN: mas-related G-protein coupled receptor member G (The sequence of the model RefSeq protein was modified relative to this genomic sequence to represent the inferred CDS: inserted 1 base in 1 codon), which produces MLRLLGLWRTFQTVLFYLTLAVGIGGLLGQAPVLWNLGLRLRKGPLNMYLLHLAVADTLFLACQLGFSVAQAVLGSARDPLHLVVTCLWFAAGLWLLAAFAAERCLSDIVPGCCTRCRPRHTSAVLCALVWALAPLAVLLPANACGLLGRQARPLACLRLHAAGITWLAAAACVACGAGLALFIWVACCSGRPRPQFYGIVLASTLLLLPCGLPYLLYWSLRPVLDLLLPPFRPLASLLACVCSSSRPLMYFVVGRRPGXREPLGVVLRRALEEAAPALGGAGGLGLPLGRM; this is translated from the exons ATGCTCCGGCTGCTTGGCCTGTGGAGAACCTTCCAGACTGTACTCTTCTACCTGACGCTGGCTGTGGGCATTggggggctgctgggccaggcgCCCGTGCTCTGGAACCTAGGCCTTCGCCTCAGGAAGGGCCCGCTCAACATGTACCTGCTACACCTGGCGGTTGCCGACACCCTCTTCCTAGCCTGCCAGCTGGGCTTCTCCGTGGCCCAGGCCGTGCTGGGCTCTGCCCGCGACCCACTGCACTTGGTGGTCACCTGCCTGTGGTTCGCAGCCGGGCTCTGGCTGCTGGCGGCCTTCGCGGCAGAGCGCTGCCTCTCGGACATCGTGCCCGGCTGCTGTACCCGCTGCCGCCCCCGGCACACCTCAGCTGTGCTCTGTGCCTTGGTGTGGGCACTGGCCCCGCTGGCAGTGCTGCTGCCGGCCAACGCCTGCGGACTGCTGGGCCGCCAGGCTCGCCCCCTCGCCTGCCTGCGTCTGCACGCAGCTGGCATCAcctggctggctgctgcagcctgtgtggccTGTGGGGCCGGCCTGGCCCTGTTCATCTGGGTGGCCTGCTGCTCTGGGCGCCCCAGGCCCCAGTTCTACGGCATTGTTCTGGCTtccacgctgctgctgctgccctgcgGCCTGCCCTACCTGCTGTACTGGAGCCTGCGGCCCGTCCTGGACCTGCTGCTGCCCCCGTTCCGGCCACTGGCCTcgctcctggcctgtgtctgcagCAGCTCCCGGCCGTTGATGTACTTCGTGGTGGGCCGGCGGCCCG AGCGGGAGCCGCTGGGAGTGGTGTTGCGCAGGGCCCTGGAGGAGGCAGCCCCAGCGCTGGGAGGTGCTGGGGGGCTGGGCCTGCCCCTGGGCCGCATGTAG